One window of the Niallia circulans genome contains the following:
- a CDS encoding PolC-type DNA polymerase III: MSDIQGKVDRFQILLQQLQLTEDSYISHFRNASIEKIVVEKRSKKWHFHFLFDDIIPFQIYQLFTAKLKSSFSHIATITYDIRVRNGIVTDVLIRDYWSACIEEMQGISPPLLKLLNEQVPQLNGNKLTIQVRNEMEGLAIKRKYANLITDAYQYFGFPAMSLDTEIVAEKSNSEYEQFLLAKQKEDEERGKQALLDIQKMEAEKEAGDSPIPSGPLTIGLTIKDDSDYRRMEEIVDEERRVTVQGYVFFAETKELRSGRTLLTFKITDYTSSILVKMFSRDKEDAALFQLVKKGMWLRARGSIQNDTFVRDLVMIGNDLNEIKPVERKDTAKEDEKRVELHLHTPMSQMDAVSSVATLVGQAKKWGHKAIAITDHAVAQSFPEAFGAGKKNDVKILYGVEMNLVDDGVPIAYNPKDIELEDATYVVFDVETTGLSAVYNTIIELAAVKIHNGEIIDRFESFANPHHRLSATTINLTGITDDMVESAPEIDIVLRKFADWTGDSILVAHNASFDVGFLNVGYQKAGLPKSTNAVIDTLELGRFLYPEMKNHRLNTLAKKFDIELTQHHRAIYDAEATGYLALKMLKDAAEKGITNHNQLNDNMGQGNAYQRARPYHCTVLAQNEVGLKNLFKLVSIAHINYFYRVPRIPRSVLQKYREGLLVGSACDKGEVFEAMMQKAPEEVEDIAPFYDYLEVMPKEVYAHLIEMELVQDEKALEEIIGNIVKLGDKLDIPVVATGNVHYQNPNDKIYREILVGSQGGANPLNRHKLPNVHFRTTNEMLDCFSFLGKEKAKEIVVTNTNKIADMIDVIKPIKDDLYTPKIEGSEEEMREMSYGMARRIYGDELPEIVEARLEKELKSIIGHGFAVIYLISHKLVKKSLDDGYLVGSRGSVGSSFVATMTEITEVNPLPPHYICAECKYSEFFNDGSVGSGFDLPDKNCPNCGARLKKDGHDIPFETFLGFKGDKVPDIDLNFSGEYQPKAHNYTKVLFGEEYVYRAGTIGTVADKTAYGYVKAYQNDNNLQIRGAEIDRLASGCTGVKRTTGQHPGGIIVIPDYMDVYDFTPIQFPADDRNSEWKTTHFDFHSIHDNVLKLDILGHDDPTVIRMLQDLSGIDPKTIPTDDPEVMKIFSGTESLGVTPEQIYCKTGTFGIPEFGTKFVRQMLEDTKPTTFSELVQISGLSHGTDVWLGNAQELIHNNICNLSEVIGCRDDIMVYLIYQGLDPSFAFKIMESVRKGKGLTDEMEEEMRKNEVPEWYIDSCKKIKYMFPKAHAAAYVLMAVRIAYFKVHHALLYYAAYFTVRADDFDIDAMVKGSHSIKAVIDEITAKGLDASTKEKNLLTVMELAFEMVERGYTFKKVDLYKSSATEFIIEGNSLIPPFNSIPGLGTNAAINIVEARKDGEFLSKEDLQQRGKVSKTIMQYLENHGCLADMPDQNQLSLF, encoded by the coding sequence ATGAGTGATATACAGGGGAAAGTAGATCGTTTCCAGATTTTGCTGCAACAATTGCAATTAACGGAGGATTCATATATTTCCCATTTTCGCAACGCAAGTATAGAAAAAATTGTTGTCGAAAAACGGTCCAAAAAGTGGCATTTTCATTTTTTGTTTGATGATATCATTCCATTTCAAATCTATCAATTATTTACTGCCAAGTTAAAAAGTAGTTTTTCTCATATTGCTACTATTACGTATGATATTCGAGTAAGAAATGGAATCGTTACAGATGTATTAATTCGAGACTATTGGTCTGCATGTATAGAGGAGATGCAAGGAATTTCTCCACCGCTATTAAAACTATTAAATGAACAAGTGCCGCAATTAAATGGAAATAAGCTGACAATTCAAGTTAGAAATGAAATGGAAGGCTTAGCGATTAAGCGTAAATACGCTAATTTAATAACAGACGCCTATCAATATTTTGGTTTCCCTGCAATGAGTTTAGACACAGAAATAGTTGCAGAAAAATCAAATTCAGAGTATGAACAATTCTTGCTTGCGAAGCAAAAAGAGGATGAAGAAAGAGGAAAACAAGCTTTATTAGATATCCAGAAGATGGAAGCTGAAAAAGAAGCTGGTGATTCGCCAATTCCAAGTGGTCCATTAACAATCGGCTTAACGATCAAAGATGATAGCGATTATCGTCGTATGGAAGAGATTGTCGATGAAGAAAGACGTGTTACAGTTCAAGGATATGTCTTCTTTGCAGAAACAAAAGAGCTGCGCAGTGGGCGAACGCTATTAACCTTTAAAATAACAGATTATACAAGCTCTATCCTCGTCAAAATGTTCTCTCGTGATAAAGAGGATGCAGCTCTTTTCCAATTGGTCAAAAAAGGAATGTGGCTTAGAGCACGGGGAAGCATTCAAAATGATACATTCGTTCGCGATTTAGTGATGATAGGAAATGATTTAAATGAAATTAAGCCTGTTGAGCGGAAGGATACCGCTAAAGAGGATGAAAAACGAGTTGAGCTGCATCTTCATACACCAATGAGTCAAATGGATGCTGTTTCATCTGTCGCAACTCTTGTGGGCCAAGCGAAAAAATGGGGACATAAAGCAATTGCTATCACGGATCATGCTGTTGCGCAATCATTCCCGGAAGCTTTTGGTGCTGGAAAGAAAAATGACGTTAAAATTCTTTATGGCGTCGAAATGAATCTGGTAGATGACGGTGTACCAATAGCTTATAATCCAAAGGATATCGAGTTAGAGGATGCGACCTATGTAGTATTCGACGTGGAGACAACTGGACTTTCGGCTGTATATAACACGATTATTGAACTGGCTGCAGTTAAAATTCATAATGGAGAAATTATCGATCGATTTGAATCTTTTGCCAATCCGCATCATCGTCTTTCTGCGACAACCATTAATTTAACCGGTATTACTGATGATATGGTAGAAAGTGCACCAGAAATTGATATCGTCTTACGCAAGTTTGCAGATTGGACAGGCGATAGTATCTTAGTTGCTCATAATGCCTCCTTTGATGTTGGCTTTTTGAATGTCGGCTATCAGAAGGCAGGGCTGCCTAAATCGACAAATGCGGTCATTGATACATTGGAACTGGGGAGATTTTTATACCCAGAAATGAAAAATCATCGTTTAAATACACTCGCGAAGAAATTCGATATCGAATTAACTCAGCATCACCGCGCCATTTATGATGCTGAAGCTACTGGATATCTCGCTTTAAAAATGTTAAAAGATGCTGCTGAAAAGGGCATCACGAATCATAATCAATTAAATGATAATATGGGACAAGGAAATGCCTACCAAAGGGCACGGCCTTATCACTGTACAGTGCTCGCACAAAATGAGGTAGGTCTTAAAAATCTCTTTAAACTCGTTTCGATTGCACATATTAATTACTTCTATCGTGTTCCTCGTATTCCGAGATCAGTCTTGCAAAAATATCGAGAAGGTTTATTAGTAGGATCAGCTTGTGATAAAGGGGAAGTCTTTGAAGCAATGATGCAAAAGGCTCCAGAAGAAGTAGAAGATATTGCGCCATTTTATGATTATTTAGAAGTAATGCCAAAAGAGGTGTACGCTCATTTAATTGAAATGGAGCTAGTACAAGATGAAAAAGCATTAGAAGAAATAATCGGGAATATCGTAAAACTTGGGGATAAGTTAGATATACCAGTTGTTGCTACAGGGAATGTGCACTATCAAAATCCTAACGATAAAATCTATCGAGAAATTCTAGTTGGTTCACAAGGTGGAGCGAATCCGCTTAATCGCCATAAGCTTCCAAATGTCCATTTTCGTACAACAAATGAAATGCTGGACTGCTTCAGTTTCCTCGGAAAAGAAAAGGCAAAAGAAATAGTCGTAACAAATACTAATAAAATTGCCGATATGATTGATGTTATTAAACCAATCAAAGATGATCTTTATACACCGAAAATTGAAGGATCAGAAGAAGAGATGCGGGAAATGAGCTATGGCATGGCTAGACGTATTTATGGTGATGAGTTACCAGAAATCGTAGAAGCACGCTTAGAAAAGGAACTAAAAAGTATTATTGGTCATGGATTTGCCGTAATTTACTTGATTTCCCATAAGCTCGTGAAAAAGTCGTTAGATGACGGATACTTAGTAGGTTCGCGTGGATCCGTTGGTTCTTCCTTTGTAGCTACCATGACAGAGATAACCGAGGTTAATCCATTGCCGCCACATTATATTTGTGCAGAATGTAAATACTCGGAGTTTTTTAACGATGGTTCGGTTGGATCTGGCTTTGACTTGCCAGATAAAAATTGTCCTAACTGTGGGGCTCGCTTGAAGAAAGATGGTCACGATATTCCATTTGAAACTTTCCTAGGATTTAAAGGAGATAAGGTTCCTGATATTGATTTGAACTTTTCTGGTGAATATCAGCCAAAAGCACATAACTATACAAAAGTGCTCTTCGGTGAGGAGTATGTGTATCGCGCAGGTACAATTGGTACAGTTGCGGATAAAACAGCATATGGCTATGTAAAGGCATATCAAAATGATAATAATTTACAAATTCGCGGTGCAGAAATTGATCGATTAGCATCTGGATGTACTGGGGTTAAACGTACAACCGGTCAGCATCCAGGGGGAATCATTGTAATCCCCGACTATATGGATGTGTACGATTTTACGCCAATTCAATTTCCGGCAGATGATCGGAATTCTGAATGGAAAACAACCCATTTTGATTTCCATTCCATCCATGATAATGTTCTAAAGCTTGATATTCTAGGGCACGATGATCCAACTGTTATTAGAATGCTTCAAGATTTAAGTGGAATTGATCCAAAGACCATTCCAACAGATGATCCTGAAGTAATGAAAATATTCAGTGGTACCGAGTCCCTTGGAGTAACACCAGAACAAATTTATTGCAAAACGGGAACATTTGGTATCCCTGAATTTGGAACAAAATTTGTTCGACAAATGTTAGAAGATACAAAGCCGACAACTTTTTCTGAATTAGTACAGATTTCTGGCTTGTCCCATGGTACAGATGTATGGTTAGGAAATGCACAAGAACTTATTCATAATAATATTTGTAACTTAAGTGAAGTAATCGGATGTCGTGATGATATTATGGTTTATTTGATATATCAAGGTCTTGATCCAAGTTTTGCTTTCAAGATTATGGAAAGCGTGCGTAAAGGAAAAGGCCTGACAGATGAAATGGAAGAGGAAATGAGAAAGAATGAAGTACCAGAATGGTATATTGATTCTTGTAAAAAAATAAAATACATGTTTCCTAAAGCCCATGCTGCTGCATATGTCTTAATGGCAGTAAGAATTGCCTATTTTAAAGTGCATCATGCCCTATTATATTATGCAGCTTATTTTACCGTTCGCGCCGATGATTTTGATATTGATGCAATGGTAAAAGGATCCCATAGTATTAAAGCAGTAATTGATGAAATTACGGCAAAAGGATTAGATGCATCAACGAAAGAGAAAAACTTATTAACGGTAATGGAGCTTGCTTTTGAAATGGTAGAAAGAGGATACACATTTAAGAAAGTGGACTTATATAAATCAAGTGCTACTGAATTTATTATTGAAGGAAACTCTCTTATCCCTCCGTTTAACAGTATTCCTGGACTTGGGACAAATGCTGCCATTAATATTGTAGAAGCAAGAAAAGATGGTGAATTCTTATCGAAAGAGGATTTACAGCAGCGTGGAAAAGTATCAAAAACAATTATGCAATATCTAGAGAATCATGGGTGCTTAGCTGATATGCCAGATCAAAACCAGCTTTCTTTATTCTAA
- the rimP gene encoding ribosome maturation factor RimP — protein MLSKVTEIVEEMVHPILDELHLELVDVEYVKEGPNWFLRVYIDKDTGVDIDECAVVSEKLSEKLDEVDPISENYFLEVSSPGAERPLKKDKDFEKAIGKNVYIKTYEPIEKEKTFEGVLTAFDGKTVTVEVKIKTRKKTIEIPYEKVAKARLAVSFS, from the coding sequence ATTTTGAGCAAAGTAACAGAAATAGTCGAAGAAATGGTACATCCTATTTTAGATGAACTACACTTAGAATTAGTAGATGTCGAATATGTAAAAGAGGGACCAAACTGGTTTTTACGGGTATATATTGACAAAGATACAGGTGTAGATATTGATGAATGTGCAGTCGTTAGTGAAAAACTTAGTGAGAAGTTAGATGAAGTCGATCCGATTTCAGAAAACTATTTTCTTGAGGTTTCTTCACCTGGAGCAGAGCGACCATTAAAAAAAGACAAAGACTTTGAAAAAGCGATTGGAAAAAATGTCTATATTAAAACATATGAACCGATTGAAAAGGAAAAAACATTCGAAGGAGTCTTAACAGCTTTTGATGGTAAAACAGTAACAGTTGAAGTGAAAATTAAAACAAGAAAGAAAACGATTGAGATTCCATACGAAAAAGTGGCAAAAGCAAGACTTGCAGTTAGTTTTTCATAA
- the nusA gene encoding transcription termination factor NusA, translated as MSSELVDALVLLEKEKGISREVIMDAMEAALISAYRRNFNQAQNVRIDLNLGAGSMRVFARKEVVDEVFDPRLEISLEDAQRINPNYEVEDVVELEVTPKDFGRIAAQTAKQVVTQRVREAERGIIYSEFIDREEDIMTGIVQRQDSKFIYVSLGKIEAILPTNEQMPNEHYKPHDRIKVFLTKVEKTTKGPQIFVSRTHPGLLKRLFEMEVPEIYDGTVEIKSVAREAGDRSKISVHSENEEVDPVGSCVGPKGTRVQTIVNELKGEKIDIVKWSSDPTVFVANALSPSKVLEVIVNEEDKATTVIVPDYQLSLAIGKRGQNARLAAKLTGWKIDIKSESEAREAGIYPTENSLIKFDDEVEEDDFRLNTEDFE; from the coding sequence ATGAGCAGTGAATTAGTTGATGCTCTAGTGTTACTTGAAAAAGAAAAAGGAATATCACGTGAAGTGATCATGGATGCCATGGAAGCAGCTTTGATCTCCGCTTACCGTCGTAATTTTAACCAAGCACAAAATGTACGAATTGATTTGAATTTAGGTGCTGGATCTATGCGTGTATTTGCTAGAAAAGAAGTAGTAGATGAGGTGTTTGACCCACGTCTTGAAATTTCTTTAGAAGATGCACAAAGAATTAATCCAAACTATGAAGTGGAAGATGTAGTGGAGTTGGAAGTAACGCCAAAAGACTTTGGTAGAATTGCTGCCCAAACTGCTAAACAAGTAGTAACACAAAGAGTTCGCGAAGCAGAAAGAGGAATTATTTATTCTGAATTTATTGATCGCGAAGAAGATATCATGACAGGAATTGTTCAACGCCAAGACAGTAAATTTATTTACGTCAGCTTAGGCAAAATTGAAGCGATTTTACCAACAAATGAACAAATGCCTAATGAGCATTATAAACCGCATGATCGTATTAAAGTTTTCCTGACAAAAGTGGAAAAGACAACAAAAGGTCCCCAAATCTTTGTGTCTAGAACACATCCTGGGCTACTTAAAAGATTATTTGAGATGGAAGTACCTGAAATTTATGATGGTACAGTTGAAATAAAATCAGTTGCTCGTGAAGCGGGAGATCGCTCTAAGATTTCTGTTCATTCTGAGAACGAAGAGGTAGATCCGGTAGGTTCATGTGTAGGCCCAAAAGGAACTCGTGTACAGACGATTGTTAATGAGTTAAAAGGGGAAAAGATTGATATTGTTAAGTGGTCAAGTGATCCTACTGTTTTCGTTGCAAATGCTCTTAGTCCTTCAAAGGTATTAGAAGTTATTGTAAACGAAGAAGATAAAGCAACAACGGTTATTGTTCCCGATTATCAATTGTCGCTGGCTATCGGAAAGCGAGGCCAAAATGCACGTCTGGCTGCAAAGCTAACAGGCTGGAAAATTGATATCAAATCCGAGTCAGAAGCAAGAGAAGCTGGAATTTATCCTACTGAAAATTCATTGATTAAGTTTGATGATGAAGTAGAAGAGGATGATTTCCGCTTAAACACAGAAGATTTCGAGTGA
- the rnpM gene encoding RNase P modulator RnpM has protein sequence MNKPRKVPMRKCVATGEMKPKKELVRIVRSKEGIVSVDLTGKKSGRGAYLSLDKEAVLLAKKKNILSSQLEVTVDDTVYDELLELIDKEQRQSK, from the coding sequence GTGAACAAACCAAGAAAAGTACCAATGCGTAAATGTGTTGCTACCGGTGAAATGAAGCCGAAGAAAGAACTAGTTCGCATCGTTCGTTCCAAAGAAGGGATTGTATCCGTCGATTTAACGGGAAAAAAATCTGGTCGAGGAGCATATCTCTCATTGGATAAAGAAGCAGTACTATTAGCCAAGAAGAAGAATATTCTTTCTAGCCAGCTTGAAGTTACTGTAGATGATACAGTTTATGACGAGCTGTTAGAACTAATAGATAAGGAGCAAAGACAATCCAAATGA
- a CDS encoding YlxQ family RNA-binding protein: MNDNKWMSLLGLANRARKITSGEELTVKEIRSGNAKLILLSEDASQNTTKKITDKCRSYKVPVKLVSNREILGKAIGKEQRVVVAVLDNGFAKKLLTLLD; encoded by the coding sequence ATGAACGATAACAAGTGGATGTCATTACTTGGCTTAGCAAATCGAGCACGGAAAATAACCTCAGGTGAGGAATTGACCGTTAAAGAAATTAGAAGCGGTAATGCAAAGCTAATATTATTGTCGGAAGATGCGTCACAAAACACGACAAAGAAAATCACTGATAAATGTCGTTCCTATAAAGTACCAGTGAAGCTTGTTTCAAATAGGGAAATCCTAGGTAAAGCAATAGGGAAAGAACAACGAGTGGTTGTCGCTGTTTTGGATAATGGATTTGCAAAAAAACTTTTAACGCTGCTCGATTAA
- the infB gene encoding translation initiation factor IF-2 — MSKVRVYEYAKKYNISSKDVIAKLKEMNIEVSNHMTTLEEDTVKKLDSIYNKKNEENKPKAPAAKVAAKNIADEYEKESDEMAEKGKVNQSVKNTKDNKPGFNKPKNNNNNNKNRNNNRKGKQNTAPAAPPAPKKEKELPEKITFSESLTVAELAKKLHREPSEIIKKLFLLGVMATINQELDKDAIELICTDYGVEVEEEIQIDTTDLEVYFADEEGVELVERPSVVTIMGHVDHGKTTLLDSIRNTKVTAGEAGGITQHIGAYQIEENGKKITFLDTPGHAAFTTMRARGAKITDITILVVAADDGVMPQTIEAINHAKAAEVPIIVAVNKMDKPTANPDRVMQELTEHGLVPEAWGGDTIFVPLSALTGEGIDSLLEMILLVGEVEEYKANPDRNAVGTVIEAQLDKGKGSVATLLVQNGTLHIGDPIVVGNTFGRVRAMVNDLGRRVKTAGPSTPVEITGLNDVPQAGDRFVVFKDEKTARQIGEARSTQAIQAQRSEKTRISLDNLFEHMKQGEMKDINIVLKADVQGSAEALAAALYKIEVEGVNVKIIHTGVGAINESDITLAAASNAIVIGFNVRPDVNAKRAADAEEVDVRLHRIIYKVIEEIEAAMKGMLDPEFQEKIIGQAEIRQTFKVSKIGTIAGSYVTDGKITRDSGIRLIRDGVVIFEGEIDALKRFKDDAKEVAQGYECGITIKNFNDVKEGDIIEAYVMEEIERK; from the coding sequence ATGAGTAAAGTGCGAGTATACGAATACGCAAAAAAATATAACATTTCAAGCAAGGATGTTATTGCAAAATTAAAAGAGATGAATATAGAAGTCTCAAACCATATGACTACATTGGAAGAGGATACAGTCAAAAAATTAGATAGTATATATAATAAAAAGAATGAAGAAAATAAGCCAAAAGCGCCAGCTGCGAAAGTGGCTGCTAAAAATATCGCCGACGAGTATGAAAAAGAAAGCGATGAAATGGCTGAAAAGGGGAAAGTAAATCAATCTGTGAAAAATACTAAAGATAATAAGCCAGGTTTTAACAAACCAAAAAATAATAATAATAACAATAAGAATAGAAATAACAATCGTAAAGGGAAGCAAAATACTGCTCCAGCTGCACCGCCAGCTCCGAAAAAAGAAAAAGAATTACCAGAGAAAATTACATTCAGTGAATCGTTAACCGTTGCTGAATTAGCAAAAAAATTGCACCGAGAACCATCTGAAATCATCAAAAAATTATTCCTTCTTGGTGTGATGGCAACCATCAACCAAGAATTAGATAAAGATGCAATTGAATTAATCTGTACAGATTATGGTGTAGAGGTCGAAGAGGAAATCCAAATTGATACGACAGATCTAGAAGTATACTTTGCAGATGAAGAAGGCGTAGAATTAGTAGAACGTCCATCTGTTGTTACCATAATGGGACACGTTGACCACGGGAAAACAACATTGCTTGACAGCATACGTAATACGAAAGTAACAGCAGGAGAAGCTGGTGGTATTACTCAGCATATTGGTGCATACCAAATTGAGGAGAATGGCAAGAAAATTACTTTCCTTGATACACCTGGACATGCGGCCTTTACTACAATGCGTGCACGTGGTGCGAAAATCACTGATATCACAATTCTTGTTGTTGCTGCTGATGATGGTGTTATGCCACAAACAATTGAAGCAATTAACCATGCAAAAGCAGCTGAGGTTCCAATTATCGTTGCTGTTAATAAAATGGATAAACCAACCGCTAATCCAGATCGCGTAATGCAAGAATTAACAGAACATGGATTAGTACCAGAAGCTTGGGGTGGGGATACTATCTTTGTTCCACTTTCCGCTTTAACTGGTGAAGGTATTGACTCTCTGCTTGAAATGATTCTTTTAGTAGGAGAAGTAGAAGAGTATAAAGCAAATCCAGACCGTAATGCAGTTGGTACTGTTATTGAAGCACAATTAGATAAAGGAAAAGGTTCGGTAGCAACATTGCTTGTACAAAATGGTACATTGCATATAGGGGATCCGATTGTTGTTGGGAACACATTTGGTCGTGTGCGTGCAATGGTTAATGATCTTGGCCGCCGAGTTAAAACAGCAGGACCATCAACGCCAGTGGAAATCACTGGGTTAAACGATGTTCCTCAAGCTGGTGATCGCTTTGTTGTTTTCAAAGACGAGAAAACTGCAAGACAAATTGGAGAAGCTCGTTCCACACAAGCGATTCAAGCGCAAAGATCTGAAAAAACAAGAATCAGCTTAGACAACCTGTTTGAACATATGAAACAAGGGGAAATGAAAGATATTAATATCGTTCTTAAAGCCGATGTTCAAGGTTCAGCAGAAGCGTTAGCAGCTGCTCTTTATAAAATCGAAGTAGAAGGCGTAAACGTAAAAATCATCCATACAGGTGTAGGGGCGATTAATGAATCAGATATTACCCTTGCTGCAGCATCAAATGCGATTGTAATTGGATTTAATGTACGTCCTGACGTAAACGCGAAAAGAGCGGCAGATGCTGAAGAAGTAGATGTACGCTTACACCGTATTATCTATAAAGTTATCGAAGAAATTGAAGCAGCGATGAAAGGGATGCTTGATCCTGAGTTCCAAGAAAAGATTATTGGTCAAGCGGAAATTCGTCAAACTTTCAAGGTTTCTAAAATCGGTACCATTGCAGGCTCTTATGTAACGGACGGGAAAATTACAAGAGACAGCGGTATTCGTTTAATCCGTGATGGTGTTGTTATTTTCGAAGGGGAAATTGATGCATTAAAACGTTTCAAGGACGATGCAAAAGAAGTAGCTCAAGGTTACGAATGTGGTATTACCATCAAAAACTTTAACGATGTTAAAGAAGGCGATATTATCGAAGCATATGTAATGGAAGAAATTGAGCGTAAATGA
- a CDS encoding DUF503 domain-containing protein → MIVGLMSVECIIYDAHSLKEKRAVLQRIMTRLKQKFNISISEVGYQDTWQRTKIAVVTVASARVSAEGVLQQTQQFIDSFPEIERTITDIEWL, encoded by the coding sequence ATGATTGTTGGATTAATGTCAGTGGAATGCATTATTTATGATGCCCACTCATTAAAAGAAAAGCGGGCGGTTCTGCAAAGAATTATGACCCGCTTAAAGCAAAAATTTAATATCTCTATTTCAGAAGTCGGGTATCAAGATACTTGGCAAAGAACAAAAATTGCTGTTGTTACCGTTGCTTCTGCGCGAGTTTCGGCTGAAGGTGTGCTGCAACAGACACAACAGTTTATTGATTCTTTTCCTGAAATAGAGAGAACCATAACAGATATAGAATGGCTTTAA
- the rbfA gene encoding 30S ribosome-binding factor RbfA, with protein sequence MSLRPNRVGEQMKKELGEIISRKIKDPRIGFVTVTDVNVTGDLQQATVYISVLGDQEQRENTLKGLAKAKGFIRSEIGQRIRLRKTPEITFEFDESIDYGNRIDTLLHQIAKENPSSDDERK encoded by the coding sequence ATGAGTCTAAGACCAAATCGTGTTGGTGAACAAATGAAGAAGGAACTAGGCGAGATTATTAGCCGTAAGATAAAAGATCCTCGCATTGGTTTCGTAACGGTTACAGACGTTAATGTTACTGGTGACCTTCAACAAGCAACTGTGTATATTTCTGTACTTGGCGACCAAGAACAACGGGAAAATACACTAAAAGGACTAGCAAAAGCGAAAGGATTTATCCGTTCTGAAATCGGACAAAGAATTCGTTTACGCAAAACTCCTGAAATTACGTTTGAATTTGATGAGTCGATAGATTACGGAAATAGAATTGATACATTATTGCATCAAATAGCAAAAGAAAATCCGTCCAGTGATGACGAAAGAAAATGA
- the truB gene encoding tRNA pseudouridine(55) synthase TruB yields the protein MEGILPLWKPKGLTSHDCVFRLRKILHMKRIGHTGTLDPDVTGVLPICLGRATKVAEYITDAGKEYVGEVTIGYSTTTEDRSGEKVEEKKVAEIITRDRIEAILRELTGEITQTPPMYSAVKVNGKRLYEYARQGIEIDRPSRQVNIYSLDLIDEWQVLQGDTVSFRFRVSCSKGTYIRTLAVMIGEKLGYPAHMSDLCRTRSAAFTKQECVTFEELEKYVENGKLENYIYPLEDALLHLPKYEINDTLAMKVRNGTVLETPAYLLDEQEPIVIQTTTGEALAIYVQHPTKQGLIKPSKILKILE from the coding sequence ATGGAAGGGATTTTACCATTATGGAAGCCCAAGGGGCTTACTTCCCATGATTGTGTTTTTCGTTTGCGGAAGATTTTACATATGAAACGAATCGGTCATACTGGAACATTGGATCCGGATGTAACTGGTGTATTACCAATTTGTTTAGGAAGAGCAACAAAAGTAGCTGAATATATAACAGACGCAGGAAAAGAATATGTAGGAGAAGTAACGATAGGGTACTCTACGACAACGGAGGATCGTTCTGGCGAAAAGGTCGAGGAGAAAAAAGTAGCGGAAATCATTACGCGAGATAGAATAGAAGCGATTTTACGAGAACTAACAGGGGAAATTACACAAACACCACCAATGTATTCAGCTGTTAAAGTAAATGGGAAAAGGCTTTATGAATATGCTAGACAAGGGATTGAGATTGACCGTCCTTCTAGGCAAGTAAACATTTACTCCTTAGATTTAATCGACGAATGGCAAGTGTTACAGGGAGACACTGTATCCTTCCGTTTTAGAGTGAGCTGTAGTAAAGGCACCTATATTCGCACACTTGCTGTTATGATCGGCGAAAAATTAGGGTATCCTGCCCATATGTCAGACTTGTGCCGAACTCGTTCTGCCGCCTTTACGAAACAAGAGTGTGTAACATTTGAAGAACTAGAGAAATATGTAGAAAATGGGAAGCTGGAAAACTATATTTATCCACTGGAAGACGCGCTTTTACATTTGCCGAAATATGAAATAAATGATACATTAGCAATGAAGGTACGAAACGGAACGGTATTAGAAACTCCTGCTTATCTACTAGATGAACAGGAACCAATTGTCATTCAAACAACAACAGGTGAAGCGTTAGCTATATATGTTCAGCATCCAACAAAACAAGGATTAATCAAACCGTCCAAAATATTAAAAATCTTGGAGTAA